One stretch of Arachis duranensis cultivar V14167 chromosome 1, aradu.V14167.gnm2.J7QH, whole genome shotgun sequence DNA includes these proteins:
- the LOC107475678 gene encoding 3-hydroxy-3-methylglutaryl-coenzyme A reductase 3 yields MELRRRHVAAAAVAAGESLKIQKHAGDSSIFPLYLTNAVFFGAFFSVAYFLLHRWREKIRTSTPLHVITADESAAIALLVASAVYLFRFFGIGLSRASVDDDLSDEEIIAKEDGRTPGPCPAALSEETAVIPSPIPAKVLFMTDSDSLSTEDEEIIQAVVSGSVPSYSLESKLGDCRRAAVVRREAVQRLTGRSLEGLPVGGFDYESILGQCCEMPIGFVQIPVGVAGPLLLDGREYTVPMATTEGCLVASTNRGCKAIYASGGATSVLMRDGMTRAPVVRFATAKRAAQLKFYLEDPLNFESIAVVFNKSSRFARLQNIQPNIAGKNLYIRFRCSTGDAMGMNMVSKGVQNVLDFLQSDFPDMEVIGISGNFCSDKKAAAVNWIEGRGKSVVCEAIIKEEVIKKVLKTSVESLVELNVLKNLTGSAIAGALGGFNAHASNIVSAIYLATGQDPAQNVESSHCITMMEPVNNGKDLHISVTMPSIEVGTVGGGTQLASQSACLNLLGVKGASKETPGANARLLAAIVAGSVLAGELSLMSAIAAGQLVKSHMKYNRSSRNITNVVS; encoded by the exons ATGGAGCTTCGCCGGAGACACGTCGCTGCAGCTGCCGTTGCCGCCGGCGAATCACTCAAAATCCAGAAGCACGCTGGAGACTCGTCAATCTTCCCTCTTTACCTAACCAACGCGGTTTTCTTCGGAGCCTTCTTCTCCGTCGCGTACTTTCTCCTCCACCGCTGGCGCGAGAAGATCCGTACATCGACCCCGCTTCATGTCATAACCGCTGATGAATCCGCTGCAATTGCTTTACTCGTTGCATCTGCCGTGTATCTCTTCAGGTTCTTCGGCATCGGTCTCTCACGCGCTTCCGTTGACGATGATCTCTCTGACGAAGAGATAATCGCCAAGGAGGACGGCCGGACGCCGGGGCCGTGTCCTGCTGCCCTCTCAGAAGAGACGGCTGTAATTCCCTCACCAATTCCGGCTAAAGTCTTGTTTATGACTGATTCGGATTCAT TGTCAACGGAAGACGAGGAGATCATCCAGGCTGTGGTTTCAGGCTCTGTGCCATCATATTCCCTGGAATCAAAGCTTGGAGACTGTCGCCGGGCGGCGGTTGTTCGGCGCGAGGCTGTTCAGAGGTTGACAGGGAGGTCATTGGAGGGTTTGCCAGTGGGAGGATTTGATTATGAGTCAATATTGGGGCAATGCTGTGAAATGCCAATAGGGTTTGTGCAGATTCCAGTAGGTGTGGCAGGTCCATTGTTGCTTGATGGGAGAGAGTATACTGTGCCAATGGCAACCACAGAAGGGTGCCTTGTTGCCAGTACCAACAGAGGCTGCAAGGCCATCTATGCCTCAGGCGGGGCTACCTCCGTACTCATGAGGGATGGTATGACAAGAGCACCGGTGGTTCGGTTTGCCACCGCCAAGAGGGCTGCACAGCTCAAGTTCTACTTGGAGGATCCTCTCAACTTTGAGTCTATAGCTGTAGTTTTCAACAA GTCAAGCAGGTTTGCTAGGTTACAGAATATTCAGCCTAATATTGCTGGCAAGAATTTGTACATTAGATTTCGTTGCAGCACTGGAGACGCCATGGGGATGAACATGGTTTCCAAAGGTGTCCAAAACGTCCTTGATTTCCTTCAAAGTGACTTCCCGGACATGGAAGTTATTGGAATCTCTG GAAATTTCTGCTCGGACAAGAAGGCTGCTGCTGTCAACTGGATTGAAGGTCGCGGTAAGTCTGTGGTCTGCGAGGCTATCATTAAGGAAGAGGTGATAAAGAAGGTGTTGAAAACTAGTGTGGAGTCCCTAGTAGAGCTTAACGTGCTTAAAAACCTTACCGGATCAGCAATAGCTGGTGCTCTTGGCGGGTTCAATGCCCATGCTAGCAACATTGTCTCTGCTATCTACCTAGCCACTGGTCAGGATCCTGCTCAGAATGTGGAGAGTTCCCACTGCATCACCATGATGGAACCAGTGAACAATGGCAAGGACCTTCACATATCTGTCACCATGCCTTCCATTGAG GTGGGTACTGTTGGAGGGGGCACACAACTTGCTTCTCAGTCAGCTTGCCTCAATTTACTTGGAGTCAAGGGCGCCAGTAAAGAAACCCCCGGTGCAAATGCTAGGCTACTGGCCGCCATAGTAGCAGGTTCAGTCCTCGCCGGAGAGCTTTCACTCATGTCTGCAATCGCAGCTGGGCAGCTTGTTAAGAGCCACATGAAATACAACAGATCAAGCAGAAATATCACAAATGTTGTATCATGA